One Tamlana carrageenivorans genomic region harbors:
- the rpsM gene encoding 30S ribosomal protein S13, whose translation MARIAGVDIPKNKRGVISLTYIYGIGRSRAKEILETAKVDESTKVQDWTDDQISNIREAVGSFTIEGELRSETQLNIKRLMDIGCYRGIRHRAGLPLRGQRTKNNSRTRKGRRKTVANKKKATK comes from the coding sequence ATGGCAAGAATTGCAGGTGTAGACATACCAAAAAACAAAAGAGGTGTTATATCATTAACTTATATCTACGGAATAGGTAGAAGTAGAGCTAAAGAAATTTTAGAGACTGCTAAAGTTGATGAAAGCACAAAAGTTCAAGATTGGACAGACGATCAAATTAGTAACATTCGTGAAGCTGTTGGTAGTTTTACTATCGAAGGTGAATTACGTTCTGAAACACAATTAAACATTAAACGTTTAATGGATATCGGATGTTATAGAGGTATTCGTCATAGAGCTGGACTTCCTTTAAGAGGTCAACGTACTAAAAACAACTCTAGAACAAGAAAAGGTAGAAGAAAAACTGTTGCTAACAAGAAAAAAGCAACTAAGTAA
- the rpsK gene encoding 30S ribosomal protein S11 encodes MAKTSTKKRKVIVESVGEAHVTASFNNIIISLTNKKGDVISWSSAGKMGFRGSKKNTPYAAQLAAEDAAAVAQEAGLKKVKVYVKGPGNGRESAIRSIHNAGIEVTEIIDVTPLPHNGCRPPKRRRV; translated from the coding sequence ATGGCAAAAACAAGCACAAAAAAACGTAAAGTTATTGTAGAGTCTGTTGGTGAAGCTCACGTAACGGCATCATTCAATAACATTATTATTTCACTTACCAATAAAAAAGGAGACGTGATTTCATGGTCTTCTGCTGGTAAAATGGGATTTAGAGGTTCTAAGAAAAACACTCCTTATGCTGCTCAATTAGCTGCTGAAGATGCTGCTGCTGTAGCTCAAGAAGCTGGCTTAAAAAAGGTAAAGGTTTATGTTAAAGGACCAGGAAACGGTAGAGAATCTGCTATCCGTTCTATCCATAACGCAGGAATTGAAGTAACTGAAATTATCGATGTTACTCCATTACCACACAATGGTTGTCGTCCTCCTAAAAGAAGAAGAGTTTAA
- the rpsD gene encoding 30S ribosomal protein S4, with amino-acid sequence MARYTGPKTKIARKFGEAIFGDDKSFEKRNYPPGQHGNNRRRGKKSEYAIQLEAKQKAKYTYGILERQFRGLFKKARAAQGITGEVLLQLCESRLDNVVFRMGIAPTRSGARQLVSHRHITVNGEIVNIPSYQLHAGDVVAVREKSKSLEAIERSLSNASTVYEWITWNNDTKQGTYVSVPQRIQIPENINEQFIVELYSK; translated from the coding sequence ATGGCAAGATATACTGGTCCTAAAACTAAAATAGCTCGTAAATTTGGCGAAGCTATTTTCGGAGATGACAAATCTTTCGAAAAAAGAAATTACCCTCCTGGGCAACATGGAAACAACAGAAGACGTGGTAAAAAATCTGAATACGCAATTCAATTAGAAGCGAAACAAAAAGCTAAATATACTTACGGTATTTTAGAACGTCAATTTAGAGGATTGTTTAAAAAAGCGAGAGCTGCTCAAGGTATTACTGGTGAAGTATTACTTCAATTATGTGAGTCTAGATTAGATAACGTAGTATTCAGAATGGGTATTGCTCCAACTAGAAGCGGTGCCAGACAATTAGTTTCTCACAGACATATTACTGTAAATGGAGAAATTGTAAACATTCCATCTTACCAATTACATGCTGGTGATGTTGTTGCTGTTCGTGAAAAATCTAAATCTCTTGAAGCTATCGAAAGATCTCTTTCTAATGCTAGCACGGTTTACGAGTGGATTACTTGGAACAACGATACAAAACAGGGAACTTACGTTTCTGTACCTCAAAGAATTCAAATTCCAGAAAACATAAACGAACAGTTTATCGTCGAATTATATTCTAAATAA
- the carA gene encoding glutamine-hydrolyzing carbamoyl-phosphate synthase small subunit, protein MKYQKRNKAIVLLADGTIFHGKAVGNKQGTSFGEVCFNTGMTGYQEIFTDPSYYGQLMVATNAHIGNYGTNSEEVESDSIKIAGLIVKNFSYEYSRVDADASLEEFLDKNNLLAISDVDTRALVSYIRDHGAMNALISTEVDNIEGLKKQLAEVPNMEGLELASKVSTKEPYYFGDENATYKVAALDIGIKKNILRNIAKRDVYIKVFPYNASFSDLEAFNPDGYFLSNGPGDPEPLVEAQEVAKEIIKRDLPLFGICLGHQVIARANGISTYKMHNGHRGINHPVKNMITGKGEITSQNHGFAVNREEAEAHPDLEVTHVHLNDNTVAGLAMKSKNCFSVQYHPEASPGPHDSDYLFDQFIENIKK, encoded by the coding sequence ATGAAATATCAAAAAAGAAACAAAGCCATCGTTCTTTTAGCTGATGGTACCATTTTTCACGGTAAGGCAGTTGGTAATAAACAAGGAACTTCTTTTGGAGAAGTATGTTTTAATACGGGAATGACTGGTTACCAAGAAATTTTTACGGACCCTTCTTATTACGGACAACTAATGGTAGCTACTAATGCCCATATTGGTAACTATGGAACAAACTCTGAAGAAGTAGAATCCGATTCCATTAAAATTGCAGGGTTAATTGTTAAAAATTTTAGTTATGAATATTCAAGAGTAGACGCCGATGCTTCTCTAGAAGAATTTTTAGATAAAAATAATTTACTCGCTATTTCTGATGTTGATACCCGTGCTCTAGTAAGCTATATTCGAGATCATGGAGCGATGAATGCGCTAATTTCAACGGAAGTAGATAATATTGAAGGTCTTAAGAAACAATTAGCAGAAGTACCTAATATGGAGGGGCTTGAGTTGGCCTCTAAAGTCTCTACTAAAGAACCATATTATTTTGGCGATGAAAATGCGACATATAAAGTAGCAGCCCTAGATATTGGTATTAAAAAGAACATATTAAGAAACATCGCTAAACGTGATGTTTATATTAAAGTATTTCCTTACAACGCTTCTTTTTCTGATTTAGAAGCCTTTAATCCCGATGGTTATTTTTTATCTAATGGACCTGGAGATCCAGAACCTTTAGTAGAAGCTCAAGAAGTGGCCAAAGAAATTATTAAAAGAGATTTACCGTTGTTTGGTATCTGTTTAGGACACCAAGTGATTGCACGTGCTAACGGTATTTCTACCTATAAAATGCACAATGGTCATAGAGGAATCAATCATCCTGTAAAAAATATGATTACAGGCAAAGGTGAAATTACCTCTCAAAATCATGGTTTTGCCGTGAATAGGGAAGAGGCCGAAGCACATCCAGACTTGGAAGTTACGCATGTGCACTTAAACGATAATACCGTTGCAGGCTTAGCCATGAAAAGTAAAAATTGTTTCTCGGTTCAGTATCACCCAGAGGCTAGTCCTGGTCCGCATGATTCTGATTATCTTTTCGATCAATTTATAGAAAATATTAAAAAATAA
- the secY gene encoding preprotein translocase subunit SecY, translated as MKIIESIKNVWKIEELRNRIVVTLGLLLVYRFGAQVVLPGIDATQLEGLADKTDGGLLGLLNAFTGGAFANASVFALGIMPYISASIVVQLMGIAIPYLQKLQKEGASGQKKINQITRWLTIAICLLQAPGYLASLPALGIPQSAFLLGTGPLFYFSSVSILVTGCIFAMWLGEKITDKGIGNGISLLIMVGIIATLPQAFLQNAATRLEGGGNGGLMMVLIEFVIWFVIILAAIMLVMGVRKIAVQYARRTASGGYEKSAMAGSRQYIPLKLNASGVMPIIFAQAIMFVPGLIGGSSFLKETAAGAWLQINYSDMFGFVYNLTFALLIIVFTYFYTAITVPTNKMADDLKRSGGFIPGIRPGSETSDYLDKIMSQITLPGSIFLALIAIFPAVIVKLMGVQQGWALFFGGTSLLIMVGVAIDTMQQINSYLLNRHYDGLMKTGKNRKAVA; from the coding sequence ATGAAAATTATAGAATCAATTAAGAATGTTTGGAAAATAGAAGAGCTAAGAAATAGAATCGTAGTTACTCTAGGTTTATTATTAGTTTATCGTTTTGGTGCTCAAGTAGTATTACCTGGTATAGATGCCACTCAATTAGAAGGTTTAGCAGATAAAACAGACGGTGGTTTGTTAGGTTTGCTTAATGCCTTTACAGGAGGTGCATTTGCGAATGCTTCGGTTTTTGCTCTTGGTATTATGCCTTACATTTCTGCTTCTATTGTAGTTCAACTAATGGGTATTGCCATTCCTTATTTGCAAAAACTGCAAAAAGAAGGCGCTAGTGGTCAGAAGAAAATTAACCAAATTACACGTTGGTTAACTATTGCTATCTGTTTATTACAAGCGCCTGGTTATTTAGCAAGTTTACCTGCATTAGGTATTCCTCAAAGCGCGTTTTTATTAGGGACAGGGCCATTATTTTATTTCTCTTCAGTGTCAATCTTAGTAACGGGATGTATTTTCGCTATGTGGTTGGGAGAGAAAATTACCGATAAAGGTATTGGTAATGGAATTTCTTTATTAATTATGGTTGGTATCATTGCTACCTTGCCTCAAGCATTTTTACAAAATGCAGCTACCAGATTAGAAGGTGGTGGTAACGGTGGTTTAATGATGGTATTAATTGAATTTGTAATCTGGTTTGTAATCATTTTAGCAGCAATCATGCTTGTAATGGGTGTTAGAAAAATTGCTGTACAATATGCTAGAAGAACAGCATCTGGTGGTTATGAGAAAAGTGCTATGGCAGGTTCAAGACAATATATCCCTTTGAAGCTTAATGCTTCTGGGGTGATGCCAATCATTTTCGCTCAGGCTATTATGTTTGTTCCAGGTTTAATTGGTGGTTCTTCTTTCTTAAAGGAAACTGCTGCTGGTGCTTGGTTACAAATTAATTATTCTGATATGTTTGGGTTTGTTTATAATCTTACATTTGCTTTATTGATTATTGTATTTACATACTTTTATACGGCAATTACGGTTCCTACAAATAAAATGGCCGACGATTTAAAACGTAGTGGAGGTTTCATTCCAGGAATACGTCCAGGATCTGAGACATCAGATTATTTAGATAAAATTATGTCTCAAATTACCTTACCAGGTTCTATCTTTTTAGCACTTATCGCTATTTTCCCAGCGGTTATTGTTAAGCTTATGGGGGTACAACAAGGTTGGGCTTTATTTTTCGGAGGAACGTCGTTATTAATTATGGTTGGAGTTGCAATAGACACGATGCAACAAATAAATTCTTATTTGTTGAATAGACACTATGATGGTTTGATGAAGACAGGTAAAAATAGAAAGGCAGTAGCTTAA
- the rplQ gene encoding 50S ribosomal protein L17 has protein sequence MRHGKKVNHLGRKTAHRKAMLANMACSLIEHKRINTTVAKAKALKQFVEPMITKSKVDSTHNRRIVMASLRQKDAVTELFREVAVKIADRPGGYTRIIKLGNRLGDNADMAMIELVDYNEIYNADKAKKKTTRRSRRGGSKPAETAPVETKASNEEE, from the coding sequence ATGAGACACGGAAAAAAAGTAAACCACTTAGGTAGAAAAACAGCACATAGAAAAGCTATGTTAGCTAATATGGCTTGTTCTTTAATCGAGCACAAGCGTATTAATACTACTGTTGCTAAAGCAAAGGCTTTAAAACAATTTGTTGAGCCAATGATTACTAAATCTAAAGTTGATAGCACACATAACAGACGTATTGTTATGGCAAGCTTGAGACAAAAAGATGCAGTAACTGAATTATTCAGAGAAGTAGCTGTAAAAATTGCTGACAGACCAGGAGGTTATACTAGAATTATCAAATTAGGTAATCGTTTAGGTGATAACGCTGATATGGCGATGATAGAATTAGTTGATTATAACGAAATCTACAACGCTGATAAAGCTAAGAAGAAAACAACAAGAAGAAGTAGAAGAGGTGGTTCTAAACCAGCTGAAACTGCTCCAGTTGAAACTAAAGCTTCAAACGAAGAGGAATAA
- the eno gene encoding phosphopyruvate hydratase, protein MSIIINVHARQILDSRGNPTVEVDVVTENNILGRAAVPSGASTGEHEAVELRDGGDTYMGKGVLKAVDNVNSIIAEELLGVSVFEQNLIDKIMIDLDGTANKSKLGANAILGVSLAVAKAAANELNMPLYRYVGGVSANTLPVPMMNIINGGSHSDAPIAFQEFMIMPVKAKNFTHAMQMGTEIFHNLKKVLHDRNLSTAVGDEGGFAPNLAGGTEDALDTIAKAVENAGYKFGDEVKIALDCAAAEFFVDGKYDYKKFEGDSGVVRNSKEQAEYLAQLVEKYPIISIEDGMDENDWEGWSYLTELIGDKVQLVGDDLFVTNVERLSRGIEEGIANSILIKVNQIGSLTETIAAVNMAKNAGYTSVMSHRSGETEDNTIADLAVALNCGQIKTGSASRSDRMAKYNQLLRIEEELGDVAYFPQEKAFKIK, encoded by the coding sequence ATGAGTATTATAATTAATGTCCACGCTAGACAAATTTTAGATTCAAGAGGTAATCCAACTGTTGAAGTTGATGTCGTAACAGAAAACAATATTTTAGGTAGAGCTGCTGTACCATCAGGAGCATCAACAGGAGAGCATGAAGCTGTTGAATTACGTGACGGCGGAGATACTTACATGGGTAAAGGGGTTCTTAAAGCTGTAGATAACGTAAACTCTATTATTGCTGAAGAGCTTTTAGGGGTATCTGTTTTTGAACAAAATCTTATCGATAAAATTATGATCGATTTAGATGGTACTGCTAACAAATCTAAATTAGGAGCTAATGCTATTCTTGGTGTTTCTTTAGCGGTTGCTAAAGCTGCTGCCAACGAGTTAAATATGCCGTTATATAGATATGTAGGTGGTGTTTCTGCAAACACATTACCAGTACCAATGATGAATATCATCAATGGTGGATCTCACTCTGATGCGCCTATCGCATTTCAAGAGTTTATGATCATGCCTGTGAAAGCTAAAAATTTCACACATGCTATGCAAATGGGTACTGAAATTTTTCATAACCTTAAAAAGGTATTACACGACAGAAACTTAAGTACTGCTGTTGGTGATGAAGGTGGTTTTGCTCCAAACCTTGCGGGAGGGACAGAAGATGCCTTAGACACTATAGCTAAAGCTGTTGAAAATGCTGGATATAAGTTTGGTGATGAAGTGAAAATCGCTTTAGATTGCGCTGCTGCTGAATTTTTTGTTGATGGCAAATACGATTACAAAAAATTTGAAGGCGATAGCGGTGTTGTAAGAAATTCAAAAGAGCAAGCAGAATACTTAGCACAATTGGTTGAAAAGTACCCTATCATTTCTATTGAAGATGGTATGGATGAAAATGACTGGGAAGGTTGGTCTTACTTAACAGAGTTAATTGGAGATAAAGTACAATTGGTTGGAGATGATTTATTCGTAACTAACGTAGAGCGTTTATCTCGTGGTATTGAAGAAGGTATTGCTAATTCAATCCTAATTAAAGTAAACCAAATTGGTTCTTTAACAGAAACAATTGCAGCTGTAAATATGGCTAAAAATGCTGGATATACTTCGGTAATGTCTCACCGTTCTGGTGAAACTGAAGATAATACTATCGCTGATTTAGCTGTAGCATTAAACTGTGGCCAAATTAAAACAGGATCTGCTTCACGTAGTGACCGTATGGCTAAATACAATCAGTTATTAAGAATTGAAGAAGAATTAGGAGATGTAGCTTATTTTCCTCAAGAAAAAGCCTTTAAAATAAAATAA
- a CDS encoding DNA-directed RNA polymerase subunit alpha, which produces MAVFNFQKPDKVIMIDSTDFEGKFEFRPLEPGYGLTVGNALRRVLLSSLEGFAITSVRIEGVDHEFSAISGVVEDVTEIILNLKQVRFKRQIDDIDNESISISISGQDRITAGDFQKFISGFQVLNTGLVICNLDPKVNFNMEITIEKGRGYVPAEENKKASAPIGTIFTDSIYTPIKNVKYSIENYRVEQKTDYEKLVFEIITDGSISPQDALTEGAKTLIHHFMLFSDERITLEADEIAQTETYDEESLHMRQLLKTKLIDMDLSVRALNCLKAAEVDTLGDLVSFNKNDLMKFRNFGKKSLTELEELVNVKGLNFGMDLSKYKLDKD; this is translated from the coding sequence ATGGCAGTATTTAATTTTCAAAAGCCCGACAAAGTAATCATGATCGATTCTACTGATTTCGAAGGAAAATTCGAATTCAGACCTCTAGAACCTGGTTATGGTCTTACAGTTGGTAATGCATTAAGAAGAGTATTATTATCTTCTTTAGAAGGATTTGCAATCACTTCAGTAAGAATTGAAGGTGTAGATCATGAATTTTCAGCTATTTCTGGCGTTGTAGAAGACGTTACAGAAATTATCTTAAACTTAAAACAAGTGCGTTTTAAGAGACAAATTGATGATATTGATAATGAATCAATTTCAATTTCAATCTCTGGACAAGATAGAATTACAGCTGGCGATTTTCAGAAATTTATTTCTGGGTTTCAAGTGTTAAACACTGGATTAGTGATCTGTAATTTAGATCCTAAAGTGAACTTTAACATGGAAATCACAATTGAAAAAGGTAGAGGATATGTTCCTGCTGAAGAAAATAAAAAAGCTTCTGCACCAATTGGAACCATCTTTACAGATTCAATTTACACACCAATAAAAAACGTTAAGTATAGTATTGAAAACTACCGTGTTGAGCAAAAAACTGATTACGAAAAATTAGTTTTTGAAATCATTACCGATGGTTCAATCTCTCCACAAGACGCTTTAACTGAAGGTGCTAAAACTTTAATTCACCACTTTATGTTATTCTCTGATGAGCGTATCACTTTAGAGGCTGATGAAATTGCACAAACTGAAACTTATGATGAGGAATCACTTCACATGAGACAGTTGCTTAAAACAAAGTTAATCGATATGGATTTATCTGTTCGTGCACTTAACTGTTTAAAAGCTGCTGAAGTTGATACTTTAGGTGACTTAGTATCATTCAATAAAAATGATTTAATGAAATTCAGAAACTTTGGTAAAAAATCTTTAACTGAGCTTGAAGAGCTTGTTAATGTTAAAGGTCTTAATTTTGGAATGGATTTAAGTAAATATAAATTAGATAAAGACTAA
- the rpmD gene encoding 50S ribosomal protein L30: MAKIKVKKVKSAINRPLRQKRTLEALGLKKIGQVKEHEATPNILGMVAKVSHLVSVEEA; this comes from the coding sequence ATGGCAAAGATTAAAGTAAAAAAAGTTAAAAGCGCAATCAATCGCCCGCTAAGACAAAAGAGAACTTTAGAAGCTCTAGGTCTTAAAAAGATTGGTCAAGTAAAAGAGCATGAAGCTACACCAAATATTCTTGGTATGGTTGCTAAAGTTTCACATTTAGTTTCTGTTGAGGAAGCTTAA
- the ykgO gene encoding type B 50S ribosomal protein L36 gives MKVRASVKKRSADCKIVRRKGRLYVINKKNPRFKQRQG, from the coding sequence ATGAAAGTAAGAGCTTCAGTTAAAAAGAGAAGTGCAGATTGTAAAATCGTGCGTAGAAAAGGTAGACTTTACGTGATAAACAAAAAGAATCCTAGATTTAAACAAAGACAAGGTTAA
- the rplO gene encoding 50S ribosomal protein L15, which yields MDLSNLKPAEGSVKTQGKRIGRGQGSGKGGTATRGHKGAKSRSGYSKKLGFEGGQMPLQRRVPKFGFTNINRVEYQGINLDTLQQLVDDKKIGDTVDFETLFANRLVGKNDLVKILGRGELKSKLKVSAHKFTASAKAAIEAAGGEAVNI from the coding sequence ATGGATTTAAGTAATTTAAAACCTGCAGAAGGTTCAGTAAAAACCCAAGGTAAAAGAATAGGTAGAGGACAAGGTTCTGGTAAAGGTGGTACGGCAACCCGTGGTCACAAAGGAGCTAAGTCACGTTCTGGTTATTCTAAAAAGCTAGGATTTGAAGGAGGGCAAATGCCACTTCAAAGACGTGTGCCTAAGTTTGGTTTTACAAACATTAACCGCGTTGAATACCAAGGTATCAATTTAGATACTTTACAACAATTGGTTGATGATAAGAAAATTGGAGACACTGTTGATTTTGAAACTTTATTCGCAAACCGTTTAGTCGGTAAAAATGACCTGGTTAAAATTTTAGGTCGTGGTGAATTAAAATCGAAATTAAAAGTATCTGCCCATAAGTTTACTGCTTCAGCAAAAGCTGCTATTGAAGCTGCTGGTGGAGAAGCTGTAAATATTTAA
- the infA gene encoding translation initiation factor IF-1 — MAKQAAIEQDGTIIEALSNAMFRVELENGHIVTAHISGKMRMHYIKLLPGDKVKLEMSPYDLSKARITYRY; from the coding sequence ATGGCAAAACAAGCAGCAATAGAACAAGACGGAACAATTATAGAAGCATTATCTAATGCGATGTTTCGTGTTGAATTAGAAAATGGTCACATTGTGACTGCCCATATCTCTGGTAAAATGCGTATGCATTATATTAAATTATTACCTGGAGATAAAGTAAAATTAGAAATGAGTCCTTACGATTTAAGTAAGGCTCGAATAACTTATAGATACTAA
- the rpsE gene encoding 30S ribosomal protein S5, translated as MFQKYKSAELVKPGGLDLKDRLVGVQRVTKVTKGGRAFGFSAIVVVGDEAGVVGQGLGKSKDVASAIAKAVEDAKKNLVRIPIIKGTLPHEQKGKYGGARVNIIPAAPGTGVIAGGAVRTVLEAVGVHDVLSKSQGSSNPHNVVKATFDALLQLRDANVIARDRGISLEQVFNA; from the coding sequence ATGTTTCAAAAATATAAAAGTGCAGAGTTAGTAAAACCAGGTGGATTAGATCTTAAAGATCGTTTAGTTGGTGTACAGAGAGTTACTAAAGTAACTAAAGGTGGTAGAGCATTTGGTTTTTCAGCAATTGTAGTAGTTGGTGATGAAGCAGGTGTTGTAGGACAAGGTTTAGGAAAATCTAAAGATGTTGCTAGTGCAATTGCAAAAGCAGTAGAAGATGCTAAGAAAAACCTTGTGAGAATTCCTATTATTAAAGGAACTTTACCACATGAGCAAAAAGGTAAATACGGTGGAGCTAGAGTTAATATTATTCCTGCTGCTCCTGGTACAGGGGTTATCGCTGGTGGTGCTGTAAGAACAGTGTTAGAAGCCGTTGGTGTGCACGATGTATTATCTAAATCTCAAGGATCGTCAAACCCTCATAACGTAGTAAAAGCAACTTTTGATGCTTTATTACAATTAAGAGATGCAAACGTAATTGCTAGAGATAGAGGTATTTCACTTGAACAAGTTTTTAACGCTTAA
- a CDS encoding citrate synthase translates to MADKATIDIDGKKYEFPLIKGTENELAIDITKLRTATEGVITIDPGYKNTGACESAITFLDGEKGILRYRGYSIDEVAENADFLEVAYLLIFGELPTKEQNDKFHDDIRAESYVDEDIKKIIEAFPKSAHPMGIISSLTSALTAFNPSSVNVESEADMYKSVVRILGKMPVLVAWTYRKKSGLPLDYGDNSLGYVENILKMMFKKPNGEYVQNKVLVDALDKLLILHADHEQNCSTSTVRIVGSSHAGLFASISAGISALWGPLHGGANQAVLEMLEAIQADGGDTKKYMAKAKDKNDPFRLMGFGHRVYKNFDPRAKIIKKAADEVLSQLGIEDPILSIAEGLEQEALKDQYFVDRKLYPNVDFYSGIIYRAMGIPTDMFTVMFAIGRLPGWIAQWREMRLKKEPIGRPRQIYIGATERKFVPVEER, encoded by the coding sequence ATGGCAGATAAAGCTACCATTGATATTGATGGTAAAAAATATGAATTTCCTTTAATAAAAGGAACAGAAAATGAACTAGCAATAGATATAACGAAATTAAGAACCGCAACTGAAGGTGTTATTACAATTGATCCAGGATATAAAAATACTGGTGCCTGTGAAAGTGCTATTACTTTTTTAGACGGTGAAAAAGGAATTTTAAGATATCGTGGTTATTCAATTGATGAAGTAGCTGAAAATGCAGATTTCCTAGAAGTAGCATACTTATTGATTTTTGGTGAGCTCCCTACTAAGGAACAAAATGATAAGTTTCACGATGATATTAGGGCCGAATCTTATGTCGATGAGGATATAAAGAAAATTATTGAAGCCTTCCCTAAATCGGCTCACCCGATGGGAATTATTTCTTCCTTAACAAGTGCATTAACAGCTTTCAACCCCTCTTCTGTGAATGTTGAGTCTGAGGCAGACATGTACAAGTCTGTAGTAAGAATTTTAGGTAAAATGCCTGTTCTTGTGGCTTGGACCTATAGAAAAAAATCTGGTTTACCATTAGATTACGGTGATAACTCCTTAGGTTACGTAGAGAATATCTTAAAAATGATGTTCAAAAAACCTAATGGCGAGTATGTGCAAAATAAAGTGTTGGTTGATGCTTTAGATAAGTTATTAATTTTACACGCCGACCATGAGCAAAACTGTTCTACCTCTACAGTTAGAATTGTAGGATCGTCTCACGCAGGTTTATTTGCTTCAATTTCCGCAGGTATTTCAGCATTATGGGGGCCTCTTCACGGGGGTGCGAACCAAGCTGTGCTTGAAATGCTTGAAGCTATTCAAGCCGATGGTGGCGACACGAAAAAATACATGGCTAAAGCAAAAGATAAAAACGACCCTTTCCGTTTAATGGGATTCGGACACCGTGTTTATAAAAACTTCGATCCACGTGCTAAGATCATTAAAAAAGCAGCCGACGAGGTATTAAGTCAATTAGGTATTGAAGATCCAATCTTAAGCATTGCAGAAGGTTTAGAACAAGAGGCTTTAAAAGATCAATATTTTGTAGATAGAAAACTATATCCTAATGTAGATTTTTATTCAGGAATCATTTACAGAGCGATGGGCATTCCAACCGATATGTTTACGGTTATGTTTGCTATAGGACGTTTACCTGGATGGATTGCACAATGGAGAGAAATGCGTCTTAAAAAGGAACCTATTGGAAGACCAAGACAAATTTATATCGGGGCAACGGAAAGAAAATTCGTTCCTGTTGAAGAAAGATAA
- a CDS encoding dimethylarginine dimethylaminohydrolase family protein: MLKLNIQNETSRLRAVVLGTAESNGAIPKIEECYDPKSIEHLKAGTYPLEEDMIREMEEVVAVFKKYDVTVYRPEIINNCNQIFSRDIAFVIENKIIKSNILPNREEEVEAIKYLWNQVNPEDRIILPDECHAEGGDVILWNDYIFIGTYSGSDYPDLITARTNLDAVIAIQELFPHKTVKSFELRKSNTNAKENALHLDCCFQPIGHDKAILHKNGFLNESEYEWLVDFFEKKNIFEITKQEMYDMNSNVFSISEEVIISEKSFTRLNSWLRNQGFTVEEVLYSEISKQEGLLRCSTLPLIRD; encoded by the coding sequence ATGTTGAAATTAAATATTCAAAACGAAACATCTAGACTGCGTGCCGTTGTATTGGGTACAGCAGAAAGTAATGGAGCCATTCCTAAAATTGAAGAGTGCTACGATCCGAAAAGTATTGAGCACCTAAAAGCAGGTACTTACCCCCTAGAAGAAGACATGATTCGCGAGATGGAGGAAGTCGTAGCGGTGTTTAAAAAGTATGATGTTACCGTCTATAGACCTGAAATAATTAATAATTGCAATCAGATTTTCTCTAGAGACATAGCTTTTGTTATTGAAAATAAGATTATTAAATCCAATATATTACCCAACAGAGAGGAAGAAGTTGAAGCCATAAAATACTTGTGGAATCAAGTAAATCCAGAAGACAGAATCATTCTTCCAGATGAATGTCATGCCGAAGGTGGGGATGTGATTCTTTGGAATGACTATATTTTTATAGGGACCTACTCAGGTTCAGATTACCCAGATTTAATTACTGCGCGAACTAATCTCGACGCCGTAATTGCCATTCAAGAGTTATTTCCTCATAAAACCGTGAAATCTTTTGAACTTCGAAAGTCGAATACCAATGCAAAAGAAAATGCTTTACATTTGGATTGTTGTTTTCAGCCTATCGGTCATGATAAAGCCATTCTTCATAAAAATGGATTTCTAAATGAAAGTGAATATGAGTGGTTGGTCGATTTCTTCGAAAAAAAAAATATCTTTGAAATTACCAAACAAGAAATGTACGATATGAATAGTAATGTTTTCTCCATTTCAGAAGAGGTTATTATTTCAGAAAAAAGCTTTACACGACTCAATTCCTGGTTACGAAACCAAGGCTTTACTGTTGAAGAGGTATTATATAGCGAAATAAGTAAACAAGAAGGATTGCTTCGATGTTCTACCTTACCTTTAATTAGAGATTGA